ATCCCGCCGCTATCATCCACCAGATGGAAGCCGGCGTGCCGGTCCATCAACGGAAAAAGACCATTTCCATCGCAGACCGCAGGGAGGCCATCAAGACCGCCTGCAGTTTCGCCGGACAGGAAGATATCATCCTCGTTGCCGGTAAAGGACATGAAAAATACCAGGATATCAACGGTGTCAAACACCCGTTCGACGATAAAAAAGTGCTGGAAGAAATGCTGGTGATGCTGGAAAAATAATCAAGGAGAGATCACGATATGTTATACTACCTGTTCAACTACTTAAAAACGGAATTCAACTACACCGGCACCGGCATGTGGCAGTACATCACATTCCGCGTAACAATGGCCCTGCTGCTGTCGCTCGTGATCTCCCTGCTGCTGGGCAAGACGATCGTGCGATACCTGCAGCGCAAGCAGATCGGTGAAGTGATCCGGGACCTCGGCCTCGCCGGTGAGCACAGCAAGAAGGGCACTCCCACCATGGGCGGCCTTATCATTCTCGCTGCCATGGTGATCCCTACCCTGCTGTTCGCCCGGGTCATGAACGTGTACATTCTGCTGATCCTGCTCTGCACCATCTGGCTGGGCATCATCGGTTTTATCGACGATTATATCAAAGTATTCAAAAAGAATAAAGAAGGGCTGGCCGGCAGGTTCAAGATACTGGGCCAGGTGGGCCTCGGCATTATCGTTGGCTCTACCCTCTACTTTAATGAAAACGTAGTGATCTCCCGGGAAATAATGAACGGCAAAAAGCTCTCCCCATCCGAAGTGGTGGTTCGCAGCAGCGAGCGGGTAACGCAGGACGGACAAAGGTTCGTGGACGTAAAAACGCCTATCACCACCATCCCCTTCGTTAAAAATCACGAGTTCAACTATTCAAAGCTGATTTCCTGGATGGGGCCTGGCGCGGAGAAATACACCTTCATCCTCTACATCCTGATCGTCATCCTGATCATTACCGCCGTATCCAATGGCGCCAATCTCACGGACGGGCTGGATGGTCTGGCAACGGGCGTCTCCGCCGTCATCGGTATCTGTCTTGGCATTTTTACCTATGTGAGCGGCAACATCCAGTTTGCGGAGTACCTGAATATCATGTACATCCCCAATCTGGGCGAGCTGTCCATTTTCATCGCCGCATTTGTGGGCGCATGCGTAGGCTTCCTCTGGTACAATGCCTACCCCGCTCAGGTATTTATGGGCGATACCGGCAGCCTGGCCCTCGGCGGTATCATCGCATCTCTCGCCATTATCATCCGGAAAGAACTGCTGATCCCCATTTTCTGCGGCATCTTCCTGGTAGAGAATTTAAGCGTCATGATACAGGTATCCTATTTCAAATACACGAAAAGAAAATACGGTGAAGGCAGAAGGGTGTTCCTCATGAGCCCCCTCCACCATCACTACCAGAAACTGGGGTA
This genomic stretch from Chitinophaga sp. XS-30 harbors:
- the mraY gene encoding phospho-N-acetylmuramoyl-pentapeptide-transferase, with the translated sequence MLYYLFNYLKTEFNYTGTGMWQYITFRVTMALLLSLVISLLLGKTIVRYLQRKQIGEVIRDLGLAGEHSKKGTPTMGGLIILAAMVIPTLLFARVMNVYILLILLCTIWLGIIGFIDDYIKVFKKNKEGLAGRFKILGQVGLGIIVGSTLYFNENVVISREIMNGKKLSPSEVVVRSSERVTQDGQRFVDVKTPITTIPFVKNHEFNYSKLISWMGPGAEKYTFILYILIVILIITAVSNGANLTDGLDGLATGVSAVIGICLGIFTYVSGNIQFAEYLNIMYIPNLGELSIFIAAFVGACVGFLWYNAYPAQVFMGDTGSLALGGIIASLAIIIRKELLIPIFCGIFLVENLSVMIQVSYFKYTKRKYGEGRRVFLMSPLHHHYQKLGYHESKIAVRFWIVTVMCAVFAIATLKMR